The Scleropages formosus chromosome 3, fSclFor1.1, whole genome shotgun sequence genome contains the following window.
GATTAATTATGTGGAACCTTTTTCTATATTGGaaaattgaaaaacagttttgggTTTATGTTTGCAGTGATTAAACAATTGTATTGGGATTTGACTATGGATTAATGTAATGTTTGTTCTAATCCTGATAATGAGTGATTACATTGCTCCTGTTTTTCCCTTATTTTACAAATGGCCCAGTTTTAACTATATTAGAAACTTGAAATAACGTGGGCACGTACgctttcctgtttattttagGTTACCATAGGGGTTTGTAACTTTTCTTGTATTTGTATTcattaaaatggttaaaatttGGCATTGGATCTAATTATTTGGATTGTTTTGGATATCAGGGAACATTTTAATTCCTCAATAATAAGtggcaaaaatgacaaaagttatacttttttaaaaggccTGATCTGGTCTTCTGATCAAATTTAAACATGGTACTTGATTTCCATCCAGGCAGGCAATGCATTTAACAGGGAACAACACTATTTACTTTACTGGGCACGTCTGTGATGGCTGCTGTAGTAACCATGTGACATTATTGCAGCAAGGACTTCTGCttcctgcttttctccatggcaaAGTGATGAATAGTGAATGCATAGAAGGAACAATAACTGGGACGAAATAAGATCCAACAAGATCTGTTCATAACAATTTTCTGCCTCACCAAATTACATCATTGGTGTGATTTTTGCAGTGTAATGCTACATGTAACTCAAAAATACAATGCTGACATTTTGGCATTTATGTAAACCTCAAAGAATTAGTGGCTAGCTCCCCTGCTAGTCATTTTAATGAATAGAGAAAAAAGTAGAGGAAATGACTTTGTAGGCAAAATGCTACAGGTTCAGTCAAGCAATCCATCCTTGGCAGATTATTTTGCTACTCTCCttttacacacatgcagactGCATGCTGTGCAGCCCAGGGTGATAGGCCTGCGCACCAGTAGCAGCACAACACCTGTGTTTCCTGACATATCTGAGGAATTGCAGAGGAGTGCTGGTTCATAATAGGTTTTTAGGGGTCATCTCTTTTACTTTAGTCTTTACTTCAAGTAGTGAGTGTGCCGTGGAGAGTTATGTTTTTGAGTAATGGTTAAGCCTTATAATTCCACTGCTTTCTTTATGGACTATAATATAGTATTATATAAAGctattacaaaacatttaaaaactttaattataaatacacatttcaatatTATTCACACTTCAAAGTAAATATAACACTGGTTTAgtaaaaaaagtgagaaaactACACAAGAATAATGTGCTCTAAAGTTTCTTACACCAAAGAGTTCATCTGAAATATAATCAGAAGCTCATCCTCATCATCTCTTCTGCCCTGGTAGATAACATGTATGGTTTCTCTGACATTCACTGTTTATCTGTGCTCCTGTATCCATTCTGCCTTTCTCAGTAACTGTTCAGTAGATCCCAATCTTCTGCAGTGAGTGGAAGGACTGACTGGTGCTTTCCACTGCAGTCTGAATCAGCAAAGTCCTTCTGCCTGGAGCCCAagcttcttttcctttttttgtgtgacaCTGTAACTGTAAGATGTTTGGTATCTGCTGAGGGCTGCGTTTGGCCATTAGGAATAGGTTTGTAAAACTGAATCCTCTTGTTTGTGCCATCACTGATCTTGCTATTCAATGGGGGCACTTCACGTTTTTCATGGAAAAACTTTCTTCCATCTTCAAAAAAGATTGAGGgaataaatatgtatgaaaatgcaaatgataTAGAACTGAACAGATTTACCTGACATGAAAATGTGCCACTACTGCAACAGACTTACAAAAGCGAAGTGCATCTGTCCTTGATTGAAGACCCTTCTTTGGCTTTGATAACTCGGACATATAAACTTCCCACTGATTAACaacctgaaaaaataattattagagCATATTAAAATTCTTGTTTTGTAATTTAGCTGTTTGGTAAAAACCACATCATTTTACATCTGTTATGTTTAACACTGATGTAAGAGTAAATGGTGTTGGGGTTTACAACAATGTCAaattaatggttaaaaaaaaactacatctTTATCAAATTTGAGAAACTTATTTTATGAAATTAGTGTTGGATGgagttttgtcacattttcaatAACACTGAAAAGGTTAGTCTAAAATTTCTGGATTTGACATTCAAAAACCAAGCATGCATTATGtggtaaaatgcaaaatattcaaACTGTCAATACCTGCTCTGCCCAGCCCTGTGTTTTACAAGATGAATGACAGAAATCCTTCATTGGagtttcagagaaaacaaatcCCATTGTGTCATGAAGTATCTGATGCACAAGTTCACCAAGCTGAAATGGagagtaaaacattaaaatggacCTGTCCTCACAAAGAACTGATTTTATTCTATATTCTTCAGAAGCATTGAGTTGATAACTCTCCGGCGGTATCACCTCCACTTTAGTTCCCGAGATGTCCAGCCCTCGTAGATTTGAGAAGCACGACAGATATCTAACCGTCTCCTCACTGATAGGGTTATCTGAGAGGGGATTATACAATTCAGCTTGACCTAACAAAACGGAAGTCATCTAAACAGATTTGACTAAATATTCATTAGGAAAATGgatgtaaataaaaagaatttaCAAGACAAGTCCAGGAGCTGTAGGTTTCCAAGTCCTCTCCTCATTACTCTGACCGGCGCGGTGAGCTTTCTAAGGCCACTGTCCGAAAGGCAGTTATCGCCTAAATATAACTGTGTCAGGCTGTAAGATGGAGAAATGAACAGAGAAACCCAACATAAATTATTTGGATGTAGTTTAGACGACTATGTCCGACTCACTCTTCCCCAACTAAATAACATCGGAGATCGGTGATAATTATACAAGAAAATTAATATCAAATGGAATTACAATCTATCACTATTTTGAGAATGTGTAACATTTTATCTCACTCAAA
Protein-coding sequences here:
- the lrrc42 gene encoding leucine-rich repeat-containing protein 42 isoform X1; its protein translation is MLSREDAASDNGTVFIRENGELRCVNEPTSRPVAGDGQYERTKRCRLFDRSFSVKLCMENVCDAQSSGGARRLEHFVFTYTKEGSLRYSAKSLFSMCLLFIADNVQHVDSLLGFPEQMAERLFTAAEEKRKFSHGDTGLKALQIFTEAYGDLVLKSLCLRNRFLLVSEKLEEIKMFRSLQTLDLFGCKLGDSHEILSHLTSEAMSSLTQLYLGDNCLSDSGLRKLTAPVRVMRRGLGNLQLLDLSYNPISEETVRYLSCFSNLRGLDISGTKVEVIPPESYQLNASEEYRIKSVLCEDRSILMFYSPFQLGELVHQILHDTMGFVFSETPMKDFCHSSCKTQGWAEQVVNQWEVYMSELSKPKKGLQSRTDALRFYGRKFFHEKREVPPLNSKISDGTNKRIQFYKPIPNGQTQPSADTKHLTVTVSHKKRKRSLGSRQKDFADSDCSGKHQSVLPLTAEDWDLLNSY
- the lrrc42 gene encoding leucine-rich repeat-containing protein 42 isoform X2, whose translation is MLSREDAASDNGTVFIRENGELRCVNEPTSRPVAGDGQYERTKRCRLFDRSFSVKLCMENVCDAQSSGGARRLEHFVFTYTKEGSLRYSAKSLFSMCLLFIADNVQHVDSLLGFPEQMAERLFTAAEEKRKFSHGDTGLKALQIFTEAYGDLVLKSLCLRNRFLLVSEKLEEIKMFRSLQTLDLFGCKLGDSHEILSHLTSEAMSSLTQLYLGDNCLSDSGLRKLTAPVRVMRRGLGNLQLLDLSYNPISEETVRYLSCFSNLRGLDISGTKVELGELVHQILHDTMGFVFSETPMKDFCHSSCKTQGWAEQVVNQWEVYMSELSKPKKGLQSRTDALRFYGRKFFHEKREVPPLNSKISDGTNKRIQFYKPIPNGQTQPSADTKHLTVTVSHKKRKRSLGSRQKDFADSDCSGKHQSVLPLTAEDWDLLNSY